ATTTTAATTGTGAACCCTAAGCTGACATTTCCGGACAGTGAGAAAATACAAGTAATGGATGACTGCATGTCATTCCCCAATTTAACCGTAAAGGTTGAAAGATATAAAAATTGCATTTTAAATTATAAAGACAGAAATTTTAGCGACTGCAAAATGATTTTAAAAGATGATTTATCGGAGCTGATTCAACACGAATACGATCATCTTGACGGGATACTTGCTACAATGAGAGGTATAGATAGCAAATCCTTTTATTTAAAATAAGTATATTTTGAAAAAACAGTAAAAAATGTTATAATAAAGCCTCAAAAAACATAAGGAAAATTATATTATGAACGATTTAAAAGAATATTTATTTGAAAATATATTACCGAACGTCGAAAAACCTTCAAGATATATAGGAGATGAATTCAACAGCGTAAAACCAAAGGAAAACCCTAAGGTAAGGTTTGCTTTTTGTTTTCCCGATATATATGAAATCGGTATGTCTCACCTTGGAATGAAGATACTCTATGAAGTATTAAATAAGGAAGAAGATGTAATGTGCGAAAGAGTATTCGCACCTAAAATGGATATGGCGGAAGAGATGAGAAAACATGACTTCCCCCTTTTTTCTTTGGAAAGTTTTTCTAAAGTATCGGACTTTGATTTTGTCGGATTTACCATACAATTTGAAATGTGCCTTACTACAATCCTTTTAATGCTGGATCTGGCGAATATCCCGTTCCTTTCAAAAGACAGAACAGAAGAAGACCCAATCGTAGTATGCGGAGGACCCTGTACTTGTAATCCAGAACCTTTTGCTGATTTCTTTGACCTTATAATGCTGGGAGAAGGAGAAGAGGTACTTCCTCATTTAATGGATATCTATAAAAATTTTTCTTCTAAAAATGAATTTTTAATTAAAGCAAGTGAAGTAGTAGGAGTATATATCCCAAATCTTGATGAAATAAAACAGGAACATATCGAAAAGTCAATCATACCAAGTATGAATAATGTATATTCTTTGAAAAAGCCTATAGTACCTTATACCCCTCCCGTACATGACAGGATATCACTCGAAGTCATGAGAGGATGTTTCAGAGGATGCAGGTTCTGTCAGGCGGGAATGATCTATCGTCCGGTAAGACAAAAATCACTGCCTACTTTAATAGAGCAGGCAGATGAACTTATCAAAAACACAGGCTACGAAGAAATATCCCTAACGAGTCTGAGTACCACAGACCACTTCCACTGTATGGAACTGGTTAAATATCTTGTAGACAATTACAAAGATAAAAGAATAAATGTTTCTCTTCCATCTCTTAGAATGGACGAGTTCTCTTTGGAACTTTCTGAAGAAGTCGGGTCACTGAAGAAAAACTCTCTTACTTTTGCTCCCGAAGCGGGAAGTCAAAGAATGAGGAATGTAATAAATAAAAATTTAACCGAAGAAGATATTTTAGGAACCATAAAAAGAGTATTCGAAGCCGGATATTCAAAAATAAAATTATATTTTATGATAGGTCTTCCCTACGAAACAGATGAAGACATAAAAGGAATAGCTGATCTCGCACAAAAAATAATAAATATTTATTATAGTTTGGAAAAGAAAAAAAGACCTAAGCCATTTAAATTAACTGTCAGCACATCTTGTTTCGTACCAAAACCTTTTACAGCATTTCAGTGGTTCCCTCAAAATTCAATGAAAGAATTCCATAGAAAACAGCAGTATTTAAAATCATTAATGCCCAAAATGGTAACTTATAATTATCACGACAGCAAATTATCAATGCTTGAAGCGGTACTTGCAAAAGGAGAAAGATTTTTATCAAAGGCAATCATAAAAGCATACGAAAACGGATGTGTATTCGACTCATGGTTCGACCATTTCAACTACGCAGGCTGGATGGATGCTCTTAGATCCATAGGTATAGAACCCCAGGAATATGCTTCCAGAGAACTTAATTATGAAGATGAGCTTCCATGGGATAAATTCGATTATCATATCGATAAAGAATTTTTGATAAAAGAAAACGAAAAAGCAAAAAAAGAAACAACAACTCCGCCTTGTCACAAGAAATGTTCAGCATGCGGAATAAGTAAAGCATACGGGAGGTGTGAATTTGAAGTATAGACTTAAATACGTAAAAAAGGATAATTTAATATTTATATCCCACCTTGATATATTAAAAGTACTGCAAAGAGCCTTTAGAAGAGCAGG
The DNA window shown above is from Anaerofustis stercorihominis DSM 17244 and carries:
- a CDS encoding peptide deformylase, coding for MIKEILLLGNPNLYKVSKEVKEEEIQLLKNIEIDLHDTLMNYRKVHGAGRAIAAPQIGIEKRILYMNIDKPILIVNPKLTFPDSEKIQVMDDCMSFPNLTVKVERYKNCILNYKDRNFSDCKMILKDDLSELIQHEYDHLDGILATMRGIDSKSFYLK
- a CDS encoding TIGR03960 family B12-binding radical SAM protein; translation: MNDLKEYLFENILPNVEKPSRYIGDEFNSVKPKENPKVRFAFCFPDIYEIGMSHLGMKILYEVLNKEEDVMCERVFAPKMDMAEEMRKHDFPLFSLESFSKVSDFDFVGFTIQFEMCLTTILLMLDLANIPFLSKDRTEEDPIVVCGGPCTCNPEPFADFFDLIMLGEGEEVLPHLMDIYKNFSSKNEFLIKASEVVGVYIPNLDEIKQEHIEKSIIPSMNNVYSLKKPIVPYTPPVHDRISLEVMRGCFRGCRFCQAGMIYRPVRQKSLPTLIEQADELIKNTGYEEISLTSLSTTDHFHCMELVKYLVDNYKDKRINVSLPSLRMDEFSLELSEEVGSLKKNSLTFAPEAGSQRMRNVINKNLTEEDILGTIKRVFEAGYSKIKLYFMIGLPYETDEDIKGIADLAQKIINIYYSLEKKKRPKPFKLTVSTSCFVPKPFTAFQWFPQNSMKEFHRKQQYLKSLMPKMVTYNYHDSKLSMLEAVLAKGERFLSKAIIKAYENGCVFDSWFDHFNYAGWMDALRSIGIEPQEYASRELNYEDELPWDKFDYHIDKEFLIKENEKAKKETTTPPCHKKCSACGISKAYGRCEFEV